From Micromonas commoda chromosome 3, complete sequence, a single genomic window includes:
- a CDS encoding predicted protein, with product MSAVSAAAVKELRDKSGAGMMLCKKALTECNGDMEEAVKWLRKKGMASADKKAGRVAAEGAIHSYIHGGSRLGVLVEVNCETDFVARGDKFKELVADIAMQVAASPGVEYVSPEDADPAMVAAEKELMMKMEDVVSKPENIREKIIQGRLSKVVNEKALLKQPFIKDPSKTVEQLIKEVTAEIGEKISVRRFVKYNLGEGIEKKVEDFAAEVEATRTAT from the coding sequence ATGAGCGccgtgtcggcggcggctgtaAAAGAGCTTCGCGACAAGTCTGGCGCCGGCATGATGCTCTGCAAGAAGGCGCTCACAGAGTGCAACGGCGacatggaggaggcggtTAAGTGGCTTCGCAAGAAGGgcatggcgtcggcggacaAGAAggcgggtcgcgtcgccgcggagggtgcCATCCACTCCTACATCCATGGGGGGTCCCGCCTCGGCGTTCTCGTCGAGGTCAACTGCGAGACCGACTttgtggcgcgcggcgacaagttcaaggagctcgtcgccgacatcgccatgcaggtcgccgcctcccccggTGTCGAGTACGTCTCGCCCGAAGACGCGGACCCAGCcatggtcgccgccgagaaagAGCTCATGATGAAGATGGAGGACGTTGTCTCCAAGCCCGAGAACATCAGAGAGAAGATCATCCAGGGCCGCCTCAGCAAGGTTGTGAACGAGAAGGCGCTCCTCAAGCAGCCCTTCATCAAGGATCCGTCCAAGACGGTCGAACAACTCATCAAGGAGGTCACCGCGGAGATTGGAGAGAAGATCTCCGTCCGCCGTTTCGTCAAGTACAACCTCGGTGAAGGCATCGAGAAAAAGGTGGAAGATTTTGCCGCCGAAGTTGAAGCCACCAGGACCGCAACCTGA